Part of the Limisphaera ngatamarikiensis genome is shown below.
CGTATGCCGACTTGATCGGGCGTGCGCGGGCTTGCGGAGTGCCCACGGTTCTGGATTGCGAGGGAGAGGCCTTGCGCAAGGCCCTGACCGCAGGGCCGTTTCTGGTGAAGGTGAACCAGGCGGAGCTTGCAGACTGGTGGGGCCGGGAACTCGCGGATGAGGCGGAGGTGCTGGAGGCGGCCGCTTCCATGACGGAGGCCGGTGCGGAGTGGGTGTTGGTGACACGCGGGCCCGAGCCGGTTCTGTTGATACAACGGGGACAGGGACTGCGGATCAGGCGCCCGGTGCCCAGGGTCAGGGTGCGAAACCGGTTGGGGGCGGGCGATGCGCTGATGGCGGGACTGTGTTGCGGGTTGGTGAAGGGACGCGCTGCGGAAGAATGGGTTGCCATGGGAATTGATACGGCGGCCGTTTTTCTCCGGTCCGAGCCCGGTCGACGGCCCCCGGCCCCGGCATTGAAACGGCTTCGTGCCCGGCTTGGCCGAGCCCGGGACGGGGCCTGACGGGTGTAGGATCGGGCCGGTTTCCCGGGGCGAGGGCGTCCGCTGACAGGGGGCGCAATTCGGGTTATGGTAATGGTATGAGACCGGTTGGCGTTCCCCTGGGAGCGCTGGTGAGCTGGGGATTGTTCATGAGTGTTTCGTTTGTGGGTTGTGCACCGCCCGAAGAGCCGCAGGCCCAGACGGAATTGCGGCGTCGGATGGTGCGGGAGCAATTGCGCGGGCCCGGACGGGACATCCGTAACGAGCGGGTTTTACAGGCCATGGAGAAGGTTCCCCGGCACGAGTTTGTGCCGGAGTCGGTCCGCGCCCATGCCTACGAAGACCGGCCGTTGCCGATTGGTTACGGCCAAACCATTTCCCAACCCTTCATCGTGGCGTTCATGACGGAACAGGTGAACCCGCAACCGGGGGAAAGGATTCTGGAGGTCGGCACAGGGTCGGGATATCAGGCCGCCATCCTGGCGGAGATGGGAGCCGAAGTTTACACGATCGAGATTCTGCAACCGCTGGCGGAGCGTGCCGAATCCACCCTGCGCCGTCTGGGCTATACGAACGTGCACGTTCGAACCGGCGACGGGTATCTGGGCTGGCCGGAAGCCGCACCGTTTGACGCGATCCTTGTCACGTGCGCGCCCGACCACGTGCCCGCCCCATTGGTGGAACAGCTCAAGGATGGTGGTCGGATGATCATCCCCGTGGGACCTCCGGGGATGCAAGAGTTGGTGGTTTTACGAAAACGGGAGGGGAAGCTGGAGCGACGGGCGGTGCTGCCGGTCCTTTTCGTGCCGATGACGGGTCCCGGAGTGGAAGGAACCAAACGATAGGAAAGAATGACGACCGTTCCGGGCGGACAGATCCGCCTTGTGTGCATCATCCGGTCGCCCCCGGGACCGCCGGGCGACCGCGG
Proteins encoded:
- a CDS encoding 1-phosphofructokinase family hexose kinase: MERGHVAVLCANPALDVEWLVDGLREEERNRVLEERRWAGGKGVNVARWLRYLGVRTRLVLPVGGDTGAELLGLLRREMLAGEACEIHGATRVNVVITTPAGRQWRFNREGPTLRRGEWQAVVKQFVASMEGASLAVLSGSLPPGVNRDAYADLIGRARACGVPTVLDCEGEALRKALTAGPFLVKVNQAELADWWGRELADEAEVLEAAASMTEAGAEWVLVTRGPEPVLLIQRGQGLRIRRPVPRVRVRNRLGAGDALMAGLCCGLVKGRAAEEWVAMGIDTAAVFLRSEPGRRPPAPALKRLRARLGRARDGA
- a CDS encoding protein-L-isoaspartate(D-aspartate) O-methyltransferase, whose product is MRPVGVPLGALVSWGLFMSVSFVGCAPPEEPQAQTELRRRMVREQLRGPGRDIRNERVLQAMEKVPRHEFVPESVRAHAYEDRPLPIGYGQTISQPFIVAFMTEQVNPQPGERILEVGTGSGYQAAILAEMGAEVYTIEILQPLAERAESTLRRLGYTNVHVRTGDGYLGWPEAAPFDAILVTCAPDHVPAPLVEQLKDGGRMIIPVGPPGMQELVVLRKREGKLERRAVLPVLFVPMTGPGVEGTKR